From the genome of Fusobacterium varium, one region includes:
- a CDS encoding putative nicotinate-nucleotide adenylyltransferase, translating to MLEKLREEVRKRMREKRYIHTLGVEEKAAELAEKYGADEKKCRIAAILHDVAKEMQINKMKDICQKNFSDELSKEDMEINEILHGFAGCVIARNEFGITDEDILNGIKYHTVGKRGLSLLGRIIYIADGIEKNRDYPAVNEIRKEVEKDLNKGIILEINKKIEYLTERKGKIHKNTEDMLEWLKEEEIKEEK from the coding sequence ATGCTGGAAAAATTAAGAGAAGAAGTTAGAAAAAGAATGAGAGAAAAAAGATATATACATACCTTAGGTGTGGAGGAAAAAGCAGCAGAATTGGCAGAAAAATATGGAGCTGATGAAAAAAAATGCAGAATAGCGGCGATACTGCATGATGTAGCCAAGGAGATGCAAATAAATAAAATGAAAGATATATGTCAAAAAAATTTTTCTGATGAACTTTCAAAAGAGGATATGGAGATAAATGAGATACTTCATGGATTTGCAGGGTGTGTAATAGCGAGAAATGAATTTGGAATAACAGATGAAGATATTCTCAATGGAATAAAATATCATACTGTTGGGAAAAGAGGACTTAGCCTTTTAGGAAGAATAATATATATTGCAGATGGAATTGAAAAAAATAGAGATTATCCTGCTGTTAATGAAATTAGAAAAGAAGTAGAAAAGGATTTGAACAAAGGGATAATATTGGAAATTAATAAGAAAATAGAATATCTCACAGAGAGAAAAGGAAAGATACATAAAAATACTGAAGATATGCTTGAATGGCTGAAAGAGGAAGAGATTAAGGAGGAAAAATGA
- the lacC_2 gene encoding Tagatose-6-phosphate kinase has product MNKILTVTLNPAIDVRYNVEKLDTGNINRTISIEKNAGGKGINVSRIIKKLGGDVLATGIVGGHTGKLFLSKLDKDGIKNNFIKTDFETRTCIAVIDKSTGKITELLESAEGKEKDFENFLKKYISILESGVKLVCGSGSILNGIQKDSYNILINEASKRGIKFILDTSGDTLIKGIEAKPFLIKPNQDELEDMFNKKFSTVNEIIEAARKIVKKGVKNVMVTLGGNGAVLVTENEVYRAFLPKVEIKNTVGSGDSVIGGFAHGISEGKSLRESFKLGIACGTTNAMLETTGSIDLKILNNILKNIEISNV; this is encoded by the coding sequence ATGAATAAAATTTTAACAGTTACACTTAATCCAGCAATAGATGTAAGATATAATGTTGAAAAACTTGATACGGGAAATATAAATAGGACCATATCTATTGAAAAAAATGCTGGGGGAAAAGGAATAAATGTAAGTAGAATAATAAAAAAATTAGGTGGAGATGTTCTTGCTACTGGAATTGTAGGAGGGCATACAGGAAAATTATTTTTATCAAAATTAGATAAAGATGGAATAAAAAATAATTTTATAAAAACTGATTTTGAAACAAGGACATGTATAGCTGTTATTGATAAAAGTACAGGAAAAATAACTGAACTTCTTGAGTCAGCAGAGGGAAAGGAAAAAGATTTTGAAAACTTTTTAAAAAAATATATTTCTATTTTAGAAAGTGGAGTAAAATTAGTATGTGGTTCTGGGAGTATTCTAAATGGGATTCAAAAGGATTCATACAATATTTTAATAAATGAAGCCTCTAAAAGAGGGATAAAATTTATTCTTGATACAAGTGGAGATACTCTTATAAAGGGAATAGAAGCTAAACCTTTTTTAATAAAACCTAATCAAGATGAATTAGAAGATATGTTTAATAAAAAATTCAGCACTGTAAATGAAATAATAGAAGCAGCAAGAAAAATTGTAAAAAAAGGTGTGAAGAATGTAATGGTAACACTTGGAGGAAACGGGGCTGTTCTTGTAACTGAAAATGAAGTATATAGAGCTTTTCTTCCAAAAGTTGAAATTAAAAACACAGTTGGTTCAGGTGATTCTGTAATTGGAGGATTTGCTCATGGAATATCTGAAGGAAAAAGTTTAAGGGAAAGTTTTAAATTGGGAATAGCTTGTGGAACTACAAATGCAATGCTTGAAACTACAGGGAGTATTGATTTAAAAATTTTAAATAATATATTAAAAAATATAGAAATAAGTAATGTATAA
- the gatY gene encoding D-tagatose-1,6-bisphosphate aldolase subunit GatY: MLVSTRQLLLDAQKRKYAVPAFNVHNMETIQTVIEAAAELKSPIIVAATPGTMKYAGAEFFIKLVEICSEKYDIPIAMHLDHHESYDEIVNAIDIGTKSVMIDASHLSFEENIAKVKKVVDYAHKFDVTVEGELGILGGQEDDLIRDDKDSKYTNPAQAREYVERTGIDSLAVAIGTAHGVYKEEPKLDFERLAEIRSVVDIPLVLHGASGVPADQVKKAIDIGITKVNIATELKMPFAETLRQVLVNNPNESDPRKYFGPAKESMKKVAIEKILMCGSNGKA; encoded by the coding sequence ATGTTAGTTTCAACAAGACAATTATTATTAGATGCTCAAAAAAGAAAATATGCTGTTCCAGCGTTTAATGTTCATAACATGGAAACAATTCAAACTGTAATAGAGGCAGCAGCAGAATTGAAATCACCAATTATTGTAGCAGCTACTCCAGGAACAATGAAATATGCAGGAGCAGAATTTTTTATAAAATTAGTTGAAATATGTTCTGAGAAATATGATATTCCTATAGCTATGCATCTGGATCATCATGAAAGTTATGATGAAATAGTAAATGCCATAGATATAGGAACAAAATCTGTAATGATTGATGCTTCTCATCTAAGTTTTGAAGAAAATATAGCTAAAGTAAAAAAGGTAGTGGATTATGCCCATAAATTTGATGTTACAGTTGAAGGTGAATTGGGAATACTTGGAGGTCAGGAAGATGATCTTATAAGAGATGATAAAGACAGTAAATATACAAATCCAGCTCAAGCAAGAGAGTATGTAGAAAGAACAGGAATAGATTCTCTTGCAGTAGCAATTGGAACAGCTCATGGAGTGTACAAAGAAGAACCAAAATTAGATTTTGAAAGACTTGCAGAAATAAGATCAGTGGTGGATATTCCTTTGGTTTTACATGGTGCTTCTGGGGTGCCAGCAGATCAAGTGAAAAAAGCAATAGACATTGGGATAACAAAGGTTAATATTGCAACAGAATTAAAAATGCCTTTTGCTGAAACTTTAAGACAAGTATTGGTAAATAATCCTAATGAAAGTGATCCAAGAAAATATTTTGGACCTGCTAAGGAATCAATGAAAAAAGTTGCCATTGAAAAAATATTAATGTGTGGAAGTAATGGGAAGGCATAA
- the agaS gene encoding Putative tagatose-6-phosphate ketose/aldose isomerase yields the protein MEFKNCITWREIVQQPSIWKEEIQLIKEKLPEISRFLEKIKGNKVKVIFTGAGSSEFVGNTISSYINSKLDIEVLSIPTTDIVSMPEQYLDKETATILISCARSGNSPESVATVELADKMVKNIYHIFITCNSEGKLAKISEKKDNKFLLLMPERTNDKGFAMTGSFSSMVVAGIFILLRENFKYYAERVNYVAEIVEKNLENILSGADAISNLDIERIVYLGDGALKGLAEEVSLKVLELTGGKVASFYNTFLGFRHGPKSIVNDKTAIVCMMSNNKYTRIYELDLLKEFKNEKKEKKVIVLDTAYDDEVKENSDYYFSFNDEKLGEMEEVIAGLGYLLWGQMISLLKSSKLGINPDNPCPTGEVNRVVKGVIIHKYEE from the coding sequence ATGGAATTTAAAAATTGTATAACATGGAGAGAAATAGTCCAACAGCCATCTATCTGGAAAGAAGAAATACAACTAATAAAAGAAAAACTTCCAGAAATAAGTAGATTTTTAGAGAAAATAAAAGGGAATAAGGTCAAGGTAATATTTACTGGAGCAGGATCATCAGAATTTGTAGGAAATACAATAAGCTCTTACATAAACAGCAAATTGGATATAGAGGTACTATCAATTCCTACTACAGATATAGTATCTATGCCTGAGCAATACTTAGATAAAGAAACTGCAACAATATTGATATCTTGTGCTAGATCTGGAAATTCTCCAGAGAGTGTTGCAACAGTAGAGTTAGCAGATAAAATGGTGAAGAATATATATCATATATTCATAACTTGTAATTCAGAGGGAAAGTTAGCAAAAATATCAGAAAAAAAAGATAATAAATTTTTGTTATTAATGCCTGAGAGGACAAATGATAAGGGATTTGCTATGACAGGAAGTTTTTCATCTATGGTAGTTGCAGGGATATTTATTCTATTAAGAGAAAATTTTAAATATTATGCAGAAAGAGTGAACTATGTAGCAGAAATAGTAGAAAAGAATTTAGAAAATATTTTAAGTGGAGCAGATGCTATTTCAAATCTTGATATAGAAAGAATAGTATATTTAGGAGATGGGGCTTTAAAAGGATTGGCAGAGGAAGTATCATTAAAAGTTTTAGAGCTTACAGGGGGTAAAGTAGCTTCTTTCTATAATACTTTTTTAGGATTTAGACATGGGCCTAAATCAATAGTAAATGATAAGACGGCTATTGTATGTATGATGTCAAATAATAAATATACAAGAATTTATGAACTTGATCTGTTAAAAGAATTTAAAAACGAGAAAAAAGAGAAGAAAGTAATAGTTTTAGATACTGCTTATGATGATGAGGTAAAAGAAAATTCTGATTACTATTTTTCTTTTAATGATGAAAAATTAGGAGAGATGGAAGAAGTAATAGCAGGACTTGGGTATCTTTTGTGGGGACAGATGATTTCTCTTTTAAAATCGTCAAAGCTTGGTATAAATCCAGATAATCCTTGTCCTACAGGAGAGGTTAATAGAGTTGTAAAAGGTGTAATCATTCATAAATATGAAGAATAA
- the glcK_2 gene encoding Glucokinase has translation MAYFVGIDIGGTNTEIGILNEKAEILKKKSIKTNSKNGGEETFIRIWNTVRVLAEESKISEDEIEAVGMGIPGPVVNNSIVKIAANFSWGNDFPAKELMERISKKPVKVENDVRVIALGEALFGAGREYKNSITIPIGTGVAAGIIINGKIVEGAAGAAGEIGHIVVNKNGYKCGCGLTGCLETYCSATGIVREGIRRLEQDKNNELYKRINGNLNKLEAKDIFDMAKSGDKFSIEIVDFFCEYMAEGIGMLLNIVNPEIIIFTGGVSRAGDILLRGIKKHLSKYALSMTMENLKISFGELNEEAGIKGAAALVIKNNLL, from the coding sequence ATGGCTTACTTTGTTGGAATAGATATTGGTGGAACAAATACAGAAATAGGGATTTTAAATGAAAAAGCTGAAATATTAAAGAAAAAAAGTATAAAGACAAATTCTAAAAATGGTGGAGAAGAAACTTTTATAAGAATATGGAATACAGTTAGAGTATTAGCAGAAGAGTCAAAAATTTCAGAAGATGAAATTGAAGCTGTTGGAATGGGAATTCCTGGACCTGTGGTAAATAATTCAATTGTAAAAATAGCAGCAAATTTTTCTTGGGGAAATGATTTTCCTGCCAAAGAACTTATGGAAAGAATATCTAAAAAACCTGTAAAAGTAGAAAATGATGTAAGAGTTATTGCTTTAGGAGAAGCACTTTTTGGTGCAGGTAGAGAATATAAAAATAGTATAACTATTCCTATAGGAACAGGGGTAGCAGCAGGAATAATAATAAATGGAAAAATAGTAGAGGGAGCAGCTGGTGCAGCTGGTGAAATTGGGCATATAGTAGTAAATAAAAATGGATATAAGTGTGGCTGTGGTCTTACTGGGTGTTTGGAAACATACTGCTCTGCTACTGGAATAGTGCGTGAGGGAATAAGAAGATTAGAACAAGATAAAAATAATGAATTATATAAAAGAATAAATGGGAATTTGAATAAATTAGAAGCAAAGGATATATTTGATATGGCAAAATCTGGAGATAAATTTTCAATAGAGATAGTAGATTTTTTTTGTGAATATATGGCAGAAGGAATTGGAATGCTTTTGAATATAGTAAATCCTGAAATAATTATTTTTACAGGAGGAGTTTCCAGAGCAGGGGATATTTTGTTGAGAGGTATAAAAAAGCATTTATCAAAATATGCTCTCAGCATGACTATGGAGAATCTTAAAATATCTTTTGGAGAATTAAATGAAGAAGCTGGAATAAAAGGTGCAGCAGCATTAGTAATAAAAAATAATTTATTATAA
- the yidP_2 gene encoding Uncharacterized HTH-type transcriptional regulator yidP, with product MKKQGKIPESKILSFKEKVVGEKIEQELNLSKDEKAFELIRLRLADGEIFMYEKTYLPSKKFLNFSKKDILAAPLYDVLHKKYKIAFSKATERFSVLSADKKISDILEIEEKSPIIKLQRWTYTGIEKIEYTISFLRGDKFEFEVELEDN from the coding sequence ATGAAAAAGCAAGGAAAAATTCCTGAGTCAAAAATTCTTTCATTTAAAGAAAAAGTAGTTGGAGAAAAAATAGAACAGGAATTAAATTTGAGTAAAGATGAAAAAGCATTTGAACTTATACGTCTAAGATTAGCTGATGGAGAAATATTTATGTATGAAAAAACTTATCTTCCATCTAAAAAGTTTTTAAATTTCTCTAAAAAAGATATTTTGGCAGCACCTTTATATGATGTTTTGCATAAAAAATATAAAATAGCTTTTAGTAAAGCAACTGAAAGATTTTCAGTTCTTAGTGCAGATAAAAAAATTTCTGATATATTGGAAATAGAAGAGAAAAGTCCAATTATAAAACTTCAAAGATGGACATATACAGGAATAGAAAAAATAGAATATACAATAAGTTTTCTTCGTGGAGATAAATTTGAATTTGAAGTAGAGCTAGAAGATAATTAA
- the yurK gene encoding Uncharacterized HTH-type transcriptional regulator yurK has product MLINKSKSPLYYQLAEIIIEEIKSRNLKENDKILTEREYCEKYNLSRATVRQAIAYLEKKGIYIRFKVVELLFQQEY; this is encoded by the coding sequence ATGCTGATAAATAAATCTAAAAGTCCACTTTACTACCAATTAGCAGAGATTATAATTGAAGAGATAAAAAGTAGAAATTTAAAAGAAAATGATAAAATTCTTACTGAAAGAGAGTATTGTGAAAAGTATAATTTAAGTAGAGCCACAGTAAGACAGGCAATAGCATATTTAGAAAAAAAGGGTATATATATAAGATTCAAGGTTGTGGAACTTTTGTTTCAGCAAGAGTATTAA
- a CDS encoding Arylsulfatase: MAITADHGDAMGAHKLIEKGEFMFDTTYRIPMIIKDPGSNRKNEEDDNFVYLHDLTPTCNDVAGKNVSSFFDGESLLPILREGKNNKRKGVLGQLAGHFVYFEQRMWRRKDYKIIFNASDIGELYDIENDKEEMNNLFYNEEYRHIKKEMLEELYNEMVKIKDPLAGWLYRIINEI; the protein is encoded by the coding sequence ATGGCAATAACAGCTGATCACGGAGATGCAATGGGAGCTCACAAACTCATAGAAAAAGGGGAATTTATGTTTGATACAACTTACAGAATTCCAATGATAATAAAAGACCCTGGTTCAAATAGAAAAAATGAGGAAGATGATAATTTTGTATATCTTCATGACTTAACACCAACTTGCAATGATGTGGCTGGAAAGAATGTTTCAAGTTTTTTTGATGGGGAATCACTTCTTCCTATTTTAAGAGAAGGAAAAAACAATAAAAGAAAAGGAGTTCTTGGACAGCTGGCTGGACACTTTGTATATTTTGAACAGAGAATGTGGAGAAGAAAAGATTATAAAATAATTTTCAATGCTTCAGATATTGGAGAACTTTATGATATAGAAAATGATAAGGAAGAAATGAATAATCTGTTTTATAATGAAGAGTATAGACATATCAAGAAAGAAATGCTGGAAGAATTATATAATGAAATGGTAAAAATAAAAGATCCATTAGCAGGGTGGCTCTATAGAATAATCAATGAAATATAA
- a CDS encoding arylsulfatase → MCSPARTSLFTGQMPSNHGLMRNSEKGGLGDPSLSNPNIISEMQDYANYLIGKWHVGKTVLPRDFGFRGHNFDGYGYPGSGVYKNLVFAQGPEQETRYKDWLVEKGFEMPEVSNSYFGENSHLRVQELCGLLSGTKEATLPFFIVDEAKKAVLEAQKEGKPFFVWLNFWGPHTPCIIPEPYYSMYNPEDVVLDKSFYSPMEGKPNHYKDIAKMWGVWNASEERWKEVIAKFWGYITLIDDAIGEFVKFLKKRDYMKIFLWQ, encoded by the coding sequence GTGTGTAGTCCAGCCAGAACTTCACTATTTACAGGACAAATGCCAAGTAATCATGGACTTATGAGAAATAGTGAAAAGGGTGGATTGGGAGATCCTTCATTGTCAAATCCTAATATAATATCAGAAATGCAGGATTATGCAAATTATTTGATAGGAAAATGGCATGTAGGAAAAACAGTTCTTCCAAGAGATTTTGGTTTTAGAGGTCATAATTTTGATGGATATGGATATCCAGGAAGTGGAGTATATAAAAATCTTGTATTTGCTCAGGGACCTGAGCAGGAAACTAGATATAAAGACTGGCTGGTGGAAAAAGGTTTTGAAATGCCAGAGGTTTCTAATAGCTATTTTGGAGAAAATTCTCATCTTAGAGTTCAAGAACTTTGTGGTCTTCTGAGTGGAACCAAAGAGGCAACGCTTCCATTCTTTATAGTAGATGAAGCTAAAAAAGCTGTACTTGAAGCCCAAAAAGAAGGAAAGCCATTTTTTGTATGGTTAAATTTTTGGGGACCACATACTCCTTGTATAATTCCAGAGCCTTATTATTCAATGTATAACCCTGAAGATGTAGTTTTAGATAAAAGCTTTTATAGTCCAATGGAAGGGAAACCAAATCATTATAAAGATATAGCTAAAATGTGGGGAGTATGGAATGCATCTGAAGAAAGATGGAAAGAGGTTATTGCTAAATTTTGGGGTTATATAACTTTGATAGATGATGCAATAGGAGAATTTGTAAAGTTCTTAAAAAAGAGGGACTATATGAAAATCTTTTTATGGCAATAA
- a CDS encoding arylsulfatase, with protein sequence MNNNIAFILLDQVRVDMLGTYGHKIVKTPNMDK encoded by the coding sequence ATGAATAATAATATAGCTTTTATATTATTAGATCAAGTAAGAGTTGATATGTTGGGAACATATGGACATAAAATAGTTAAGACACCAAATATGGATAAATAG
- the yidK_2 gene encoding Uncharacterized symporter yidK, with the protein MSLLFLVAYTFVMIPGALYSGAIAFTQIFDVTGMFGVSFNTALWGVVWLIGIIGGIYAIFGGLKAVAVSDTLNGFALIIGGTMIPFFALKFLGNGSLPKGVDIVTSAHIEKLTAWGAANDPVPWTTIFTGILIVNFFYWTTNQAIIQRSLAAKSLAEGQKGILYAGVFLLFLPVLLNVPGLISFHIFGNSLGNIDLAYPTLVSKVLPKPLLGFFTACLFGAILSTFNSFINSAATLFCYDIYKPIFNKKISDEDLIKVAKIAGTIIAIVSMIIAPLLQYGTGGLFLLLKRFAGFFNIPIVALVAVGFLNKTVSGKAARITVLLHVLLYFSLVWIFKVKINFVHVMGGLFVFDIVTMFVLGGIFKRENPYVPSVKNKSDVDLTNWKYAKEASALLILGLCYLYCILSPIGLAGGNSLTRITMIFAVLALILIAGLNIKKKKTSKVICEEY; encoded by the coding sequence ATGTCGCTTCTTTTCTTAGTTGCATATACTTTTGTGATGATACCAGGAGCTTTATATTCAGGAGCTATCGCTTTCACTCAAATATTTGATGTAACAGGAATGTTTGGAGTAAGTTTTAACACAGCTCTTTGGGGTGTAGTTTGGCTGATTGGTATTATTGGAGGTATTTACGCAATATTTGGTGGATTAAAAGCAGTTGCTGTTTCAGATACATTAAATGGATTTGCATTAATAATAGGAGGAACTATGATTCCTTTCTTTGCTTTGAAATTTTTAGGAAATGGAAGTTTACCAAAGGGAGTAGATATAGTTACATCAGCTCATATAGAAAAGCTTACTGCTTGGGGAGCAGCAAATGATCCAGTACCTTGGACAACAATATTTACTGGAATATTAATAGTAAATTTCTTCTATTGGACAACAAATCAGGCAATAATTCAAAGGTCACTTGCAGCTAAAAGTTTAGCAGAAGGACAGAAAGGAATTTTGTATGCTGGAGTATTCTTATTATTTTTACCTGTACTGTTAAATGTTCCTGGACTTATTTCTTTCCATATTTTTGGAAATTCATTAGGAAATATAGACTTAGCTTATCCAACACTAGTATCAAAAGTTCTGCCGAAACCTTTATTGGGATTTTTTACTGCATGCTTGTTTGGAGCTATCTTGAGTACATTTAATTCATTTATAAATAGTGCTGCAACATTATTTTGCTATGATATATATAAGCCAATATTCAATAAGAAAATATCAGATGAAGATTTAATAAAAGTGGCTAAAATAGCTGGAACTATAATAGCAATAGTATCTATGATAATTGCTCCATTACTACAATATGGAACTGGTGGATTGTTCCTTCTTTTAAAAAGATTTGCAGGATTTTTCAATATCCCAATAGTTGCTCTAGTAGCAGTAGGATTTTTAAATAAAACAGTTTCTGGAAAAGCAGCAAGAATAACAGTATTACTTCATGTATTGTTGTATTTTTCATTAGTATGGATATTCAAGGTAAAAATAAATTTTGTTCATGTAATGGGTGGATTATTTGTATTTGATATTGTGACAATGTTTGTATTAGGAGGAATTTTTAAAAGAGAAAATCCATATGTTCCTTCTGTTAAAAATAAGTCAGATGTAGATTTAACCAATTGGAAATATGCAAAAGAAGCATCAGCTTTACTTATTTTAGGATTGTGTTATTTATACTGTATTCTTTCACCAATAGGGCTTGCTGGTGGAAACAGTCTTACAAGGATAACTATGATATTTGCAGTGCTTGCTTTGATATTGATAGCAGGATTAAATATAAAAAAGAAGAAGACAAGTAAAGTAATATGTGAAGAATATTAA
- the yidK_3 gene encoding Uncharacterized symporter yidK produces MTFFTFVLITALIAFISWLKTKDEDSSAQGYFLAGRGLSATVIGFSMVLTSLSTEQLVGVNASSYISNFSIIAWTVQSVVPLCVLALFLLPRYLKGGFTTIPEFLKKDMINKQGR; encoded by the coding sequence ATGACTTTTTTTACATTTGTTTTAATAACAGCATTAATTGCTTTTATCTCATGGTTAAAAACTAAAGATGAAGACAGCAGTGCTCAAGGATATTTTTTAGCTGGAAGAGGATTGAGTGCTACAGTTATAGGATTTTCAATGGTATTAACAAGTCTTTCAACAGAACAATTAGTAGGAGTAAATGCATCTTCATATATAAGTAATTTTTCAATTATAGCATGGACAGTACAATCAGTAGTTCCTTTGTGTGTACTTGCATTATTTCTTCTACCAAGATATCTAAAGGGTGGATTCACAACTATACCTGAATTTTTGAAGAAAGATATGATAAACAAACAAGGCAGATAA
- the yvoA_3 gene encoding HTH-type transcriptional repressor yvoA → MFEINKKSEVPLYQQLVHSIKKYIEEGILKENDKIPAESEFCITYELSRTTVRQALRTLEKEGYIYKLQGKGSYVSSPKIYQNRSDFSKFYDDMMSLGKIPVSKILSLKIKKPNSIVKEKMNLSDDEFICKLIWVRYGNDEALIYETIYLNYSLVEGIENIDLKSKKLYDVLANEFGIKITHGKELFYPCKLDASEAKFLGLNEGDLGMKVERTVFQGSKVLEYTKSTVRGDKFVYTTNF, encoded by the coding sequence ATGTTTGAGATTAATAAGAAAAGTGAGGTTCCTTTATATCAACAGTTAGTACATAGTATAAAAAAATATATTGAAGAAGGTATACTTAAAGAAAATGATAAGATACCTGCTGAATCAGAATTTTGTATTACATATGAACTTAGCAGAACAACTGTAAGACAGGCTTTAAGAACTTTAGAAAAAGAAGGATATATTTACAAACTTCAAGGAAAGGGGAGTTATGTGTCTTCTCCTAAAATTTATCAGAATCGGTCAGATTTTAGTAAGTTTTATGATGATATGATGAGTCTTGGAAAAATTCCTGTTTCTAAAATATTATCTTTAAAAATTAAAAAGCCTAATAGTATTGTTAAGGAAAAAATGAATCTTTCAGATGATGAATTTATATGCAAGCTTATATGGGTAAGATATGGAAATGATGAGGCTTTAATTTATGAAACGATTTATTTAAATTATTCTTTAGTTGAAGGAATTGAAAATATTGATCTCAAATCAAAAAAATTATATGATGTTTTGGCAAATGAATTTGGAATAAAAATAACTCATGGAAAAGAGTTATTTTATCCATGTAAGTTAGATGCTTCTGAAGCTAAATTTCTAGGATTAAACGAAGGGGATTTAGGTATGAAAGTAGAAAGAACAGTTTTCCAAGGAAGTAAGGTTTTAGAATATACAAAATCTACAGTGAGAGGAGATAAGTTTGTTTATACAACAAATTTTTAA
- a CDS encoding Predicted membrane protein, which produces MTNKYNHNKEDMILRDFLATDRTILANERTLLAYLRTFISFFAAGIGFVKFVDNILVVFLGYVLVVFSIIVLWFGSKRYIKTKKRYEHIKF; this is translated from the coding sequence ATGACAAATAAATATAACCACAATAAAGAAGATATGATACTTAGGGATTTTCTTGCAACTGACAGAACAATCTTAGCAAATGAAAGAACCCTCTTAGCATATCTAAGAACTTTTATCAGTTTTTTTGCTGCTGGTATTGGTTTTGTTAAATTTGTAGATAATATTTTAGTAGTTTTTTTAGGATATGTTCTTGTAGTTTTTAGTATTATTGTTTTATGGTTTGGTTCTAAAAGATACATAAAAACTAAAAAAAGATATGAACATATAAAATTTTAA